One Cololabis saira isolate AMF1-May2022 chromosome 12, fColSai1.1, whole genome shotgun sequence DNA window includes the following coding sequences:
- the LOC133457106 gene encoding uncharacterized protein LOC133457106 isoform X2 codes for MFQRISNLLFGEVEEVAAELKGPNPCVTEADEEGWMLVNLPEADGIVQAEDETGTSFPDSNLSDHRNTRTRTECLGPTPHPPHKRRRTHKGRARGAVASSDPQSCPSTSPLHLGATTPVTLPRRARLSTTSSTPSMSPGSGSECEGRGATRRAGSVRGCMDESWFVTPPPCFTAEGATAEASPMEDLLIEHPSMSVYVSPSNLSMVSNSNLSVVGEESIVSLASSVSRVTEAAAPPATRSSMPTRVSRGAAAQAGALAKVTQVTRIQRCKARMERRHLSRNHIQRQNRTREQVPRRAAHARNTLLHQPTKRNVCH; via the exons ATGTTTCAGCGTATTAGCAACCTGTTGTTTGGGGAGGTGGAAGAGGTGGCAGCTGAGCTGAAGGGACCCAATCCATGTGTGACGGAGGCCGACGAGGAGGGATGGATGCTCGTCAACCTGCCTG AAGCTGACGGCATTGTGCAAGCGGAAGATGAGACGGGAACTTCATTCCCAGACAGTAACTTATCAGATCACCGAAACACACGCACAAGGACTGAATGCCTCGGTCCCACTCCTCACCCACCTCACAAACGTCGCAGGACACATAAAGGTCGGGCAAGGGGTGCGGTGGCATCCTCTGATCCTCAGTCTTGCCCCAGCACTAGCCCATTACACTTAGGTGCTACTACACCCGTGACCCTGCCAAGACGGGCTAGACTGTCCACAACCTCTTCCACCCCGTCAATGTCCCCAGGCTCTGGCAGTGAGTGTGAGGGCAGAGGGGCTACCCGTAGGGCAGGCTCAGTGAGGGGCTGCATGGATGAGAGCTGGTTTGTCACCCCTCCCCCCTGTTTCACTGCAGAGGGAGCCACAGCAGAGGCCAGCCCCATGGAAGACCTTCTCATAGAGCACCCTAGCATGTCTGTGTACGTCTCTCCGAGCAACCTGTCCATGGTCTCCAATAGCAACCTGTCCGTGGTGGGAGAGGAAAGCATTGTTAGTCTGGCAAGCAGTGTGAG CCGAGTGACTGAAGCAGCTGCTCCCCCGGCGACCCGCAGCTCCATGCCCACCAGGGTGAGCCGTGGAGCTGCTGCCCAGGCTGGAGCTCTGGCCAAGGTCACTCAGGTGACCAGGATCCAGCGCTGCAAAGCCCGCATGGAGCGACGCCATCTCAGCCGCAACCACATCCAACGCCAAAACCGTACGAGGGAGCAGGTCCCTCGCCGCGCAGCCCATGCCAGAAACACCTTGCTTCACCAGCCCACCAAGCGTAACGTCTGTCACTAA
- the LOC133457106 gene encoding tumor protein p53-inducible nuclear protein 2 isoform X4 produces the protein MFQRISNLLFGEVEEVAAELKGPNPCVTEADEEGWMLVNLPEEADGIVQAEDETGTSFPDSNLSDHRNTRTRTECLGPTPHPPHKRRRTHKGRARGAVASSDPQSCPSTSPLHLGATTPVTLPRRARLSTTSSTPSMSPGSGKGATAEASPMEDLLIEHPSMSVYVSPSNLSMVSNSNLSVVGEESIVSLASSVSRVTEAAAPPATRSSMPTRVSRGAAAQAGALAKVTQVTRIQRCKARMERRHLSRNHIQRQNRTREQVPRRAAHARNTLLHQPTKRNVCH, from the exons ATGTTTCAGCGTATTAGCAACCTGTTGTTTGGGGAGGTGGAAGAGGTGGCAGCTGAGCTGAAGGGACCCAATCCATGTGTGACGGAGGCCGACGAGGAGGGATGGATGCTCGTCAACCTGCCTG AAGAAGCTGACGGCATTGTGCAAGCGGAAGATGAGACGGGAACTTCATTCCCAGACAGTAACTTATCAGATCACCGAAACACACGCACAAGGACTGAATGCCTCGGTCCCACTCCTCACCCACCTCACAAACGTCGCAGGACACATAAAGGTCGGGCAAGGGGTGCGGTGGCATCCTCTGATCCTCAGTCTTGCCCCAGCACTAGCCCATTACACTTAGGTGCTACTACACCCGTGACCCTGCCAAGACGGGCTAGACTGTCCACAACCTCTTCCACCCCGTCAATGTCCCCAGGCTCTGGCA AGGGAGCCACAGCAGAGGCCAGCCCCATGGAAGACCTTCTCATAGAGCACCCTAGCATGTCTGTGTACGTCTCTCCGAGCAACCTGTCCATGGTCTCCAATAGCAACCTGTCCGTGGTGGGAGAGGAAAGCATTGTTAGTCTGGCAAGCAGTGTGAG CCGAGTGACTGAAGCAGCTGCTCCCCCGGCGACCCGCAGCTCCATGCCCACCAGGGTGAGCCGTGGAGCTGCTGCCCAGGCTGGAGCTCTGGCCAAGGTCACTCAGGTGACCAGGATCCAGCGCTGCAAAGCCCGCATGGAGCGACGCCATCTCAGCCGCAACCACATCCAACGCCAAAACCGTACGAGGGAGCAGGTCCCTCGCCGCGCAGCCCATGCCAGAAACACCTTGCTTCACCAGCCCACCAAGCGTAACGTCTGTCACTAA
- the LOC133457106 gene encoding tumor protein p53-inducible nuclear protein 2 isoform X5 — protein sequence MFQRISNLLFGEVEEVAAELKGPNPCVTEADEEGWMLVNLPEGATAEASPMEDLLIEHPSMSVYVSPSNLSMVSNSNLSVVGEESIVSLASSVSRVTEAAAPPATRSSMPTRVSRGAAAQAGALAKVTQVTRIQRCKARMERRHLSRNHIQRQNRTREQVPRRAAHARNTLLHQPTKRNVCH from the exons ATGTTTCAGCGTATTAGCAACCTGTTGTTTGGGGAGGTGGAAGAGGTGGCAGCTGAGCTGAAGGGACCCAATCCATGTGTGACGGAGGCCGACGAGGAGGGATGGATGCTCGTCAACCTGCCTG AGGGAGCCACAGCAGAGGCCAGCCCCATGGAAGACCTTCTCATAGAGCACCCTAGCATGTCTGTGTACGTCTCTCCGAGCAACCTGTCCATGGTCTCCAATAGCAACCTGTCCGTGGTGGGAGAGGAAAGCATTGTTAGTCTGGCAAGCAGTGTGAG CCGAGTGACTGAAGCAGCTGCTCCCCCGGCGACCCGCAGCTCCATGCCCACCAGGGTGAGCCGTGGAGCTGCTGCCCAGGCTGGAGCTCTGGCCAAGGTCACTCAGGTGACCAGGATCCAGCGCTGCAAAGCCCGCATGGAGCGACGCCATCTCAGCCGCAACCACATCCAACGCCAAAACCGTACGAGGGAGCAGGTCCCTCGCCGCGCAGCCCATGCCAGAAACACCTTGCTTCACCAGCCCACCAAGCGTAACGTCTGTCACTAA
- the LOC133457106 gene encoding uncharacterized protein LOC133457106 isoform X3, whose amino-acid sequence MFQRISNLLFGEVEEVAAELKGPNPCVTEADEEGWMLVNLPADGIVQAEDETGTSFPDSNLSDHRNTRTRTECLGPTPHPPHKRRRTHKGRARGAVASSDPQSCPSTSPLHLGATTPVTLPRRARLSTTSSTPSMSPGSGSECEGRGATRRAGSVRGCMDESWFVTPPPCFTAEGATAEASPMEDLLIEHPSMSVYVSPSNLSMVSNSNLSVVGEESIVSLASSVSRVTEAAAPPATRSSMPTRVSRGAAAQAGALAKVTQVTRIQRCKARMERRHLSRNHIQRQNRTREQVPRRAAHARNTLLHQPTKRNVCH is encoded by the exons ATGTTTCAGCGTATTAGCAACCTGTTGTTTGGGGAGGTGGAAGAGGTGGCAGCTGAGCTGAAGGGACCCAATCCATGTGTGACGGAGGCCGACGAGGAGGGATGGATGCTCGTCAACCTGCCTG CTGACGGCATTGTGCAAGCGGAAGATGAGACGGGAACTTCATTCCCAGACAGTAACTTATCAGATCACCGAAACACACGCACAAGGACTGAATGCCTCGGTCCCACTCCTCACCCACCTCACAAACGTCGCAGGACACATAAAGGTCGGGCAAGGGGTGCGGTGGCATCCTCTGATCCTCAGTCTTGCCCCAGCACTAGCCCATTACACTTAGGTGCTACTACACCCGTGACCCTGCCAAGACGGGCTAGACTGTCCACAACCTCTTCCACCCCGTCAATGTCCCCAGGCTCTGGCAGTGAGTGTGAGGGCAGAGGGGCTACCCGTAGGGCAGGCTCAGTGAGGGGCTGCATGGATGAGAGCTGGTTTGTCACCCCTCCCCCCTGTTTCACTGCAGAGGGAGCCACAGCAGAGGCCAGCCCCATGGAAGACCTTCTCATAGAGCACCCTAGCATGTCTGTGTACGTCTCTCCGAGCAACCTGTCCATGGTCTCCAATAGCAACCTGTCCGTGGTGGGAGAGGAAAGCATTGTTAGTCTGGCAAGCAGTGTGAG CCGAGTGACTGAAGCAGCTGCTCCCCCGGCGACCCGCAGCTCCATGCCCACCAGGGTGAGCCGTGGAGCTGCTGCCCAGGCTGGAGCTCTGGCCAAGGTCACTCAGGTGACCAGGATCCAGCGCTGCAAAGCCCGCATGGAGCGACGCCATCTCAGCCGCAACCACATCCAACGCCAAAACCGTACGAGGGAGCAGGTCCCTCGCCGCGCAGCCCATGCCAGAAACACCTTGCTTCACCAGCCCACCAAGCGTAACGTCTGTCACTAA
- the LOC133457106 gene encoding uncharacterized protein LOC133457106 isoform X1 has product MFQRISNLLFGEVEEVAAELKGPNPCVTEADEEGWMLVNLPEEADGIVQAEDETGTSFPDSNLSDHRNTRTRTECLGPTPHPPHKRRRTHKGRARGAVASSDPQSCPSTSPLHLGATTPVTLPRRARLSTTSSTPSMSPGSGSECEGRGATRRAGSVRGCMDESWFVTPPPCFTAEGATAEASPMEDLLIEHPSMSVYVSPSNLSMVSNSNLSVVGEESIVSLASSVSRVTEAAAPPATRSSMPTRVSRGAAAQAGALAKVTQVTRIQRCKARMERRHLSRNHIQRQNRTREQVPRRAAHARNTLLHQPTKRNVCH; this is encoded by the exons ATGTTTCAGCGTATTAGCAACCTGTTGTTTGGGGAGGTGGAAGAGGTGGCAGCTGAGCTGAAGGGACCCAATCCATGTGTGACGGAGGCCGACGAGGAGGGATGGATGCTCGTCAACCTGCCTG AAGAAGCTGACGGCATTGTGCAAGCGGAAGATGAGACGGGAACTTCATTCCCAGACAGTAACTTATCAGATCACCGAAACACACGCACAAGGACTGAATGCCTCGGTCCCACTCCTCACCCACCTCACAAACGTCGCAGGACACATAAAGGTCGGGCAAGGGGTGCGGTGGCATCCTCTGATCCTCAGTCTTGCCCCAGCACTAGCCCATTACACTTAGGTGCTACTACACCCGTGACCCTGCCAAGACGGGCTAGACTGTCCACAACCTCTTCCACCCCGTCAATGTCCCCAGGCTCTGGCAGTGAGTGTGAGGGCAGAGGGGCTACCCGTAGGGCAGGCTCAGTGAGGGGCTGCATGGATGAGAGCTGGTTTGTCACCCCTCCCCCCTGTTTCACTGCAGAGGGAGCCACAGCAGAGGCCAGCCCCATGGAAGACCTTCTCATAGAGCACCCTAGCATGTCTGTGTACGTCTCTCCGAGCAACCTGTCCATGGTCTCCAATAGCAACCTGTCCGTGGTGGGAGAGGAAAGCATTGTTAGTCTGGCAAGCAGTGTGAG CCGAGTGACTGAAGCAGCTGCTCCCCCGGCGACCCGCAGCTCCATGCCCACCAGGGTGAGCCGTGGAGCTGCTGCCCAGGCTGGAGCTCTGGCCAAGGTCACTCAGGTGACCAGGATCCAGCGCTGCAAAGCCCGCATGGAGCGACGCCATCTCAGCCGCAACCACATCCAACGCCAAAACCGTACGAGGGAGCAGGTCCCTCGCCGCGCAGCCCATGCCAGAAACACCTTGCTTCACCAGCCCACCAAGCGTAACGTCTGTCACTAA